The following coding sequences lie in one Pseudorasbora parva isolate DD20220531a chromosome 18, ASM2467924v1, whole genome shotgun sequence genomic window:
- the LOC137046501 gene encoding small ribosomal subunit protein RACK1-like yields the protein MTEQMTVRGTLKGHNGWVTQIATTPQFPDMILSASRDKTVIMWKLTRDETNYGIPQRALRGHSHFVSDVVISSDGQFALSGSWDSTLRLWDLTTGTTTRRFVGHTKDVLSVAFSADNRQIVSGSRDKTIKLWNTLGVCKYTIQDESHTEWVSCVRFSPNSSNPIIVSCGWDKMVKVWNLANCKLKTNHIGHTGFLNTVTVSPDGSLCASGGKDGQAMLWDLNEGKHLYTLDGGDVINALCFSPNRYWLCAATGPSIKIWDLEGKIIVDELRQEVITTNSKAEPPQCTCLAWSADGQTLFAGYTDNLIRVWQVTVGTR from the exons ATGACCGAGCAGATGACCGTAAGAGGGACCCTGAAGGGCCACAACGGCTGGGTGACCCAGATCGCCACGACCCCGCAGTTTCCAGACATGATTCTGTCCGCGTCCCGAG ATAAGACCGTCATCATGTGGAAACTCACCCGTGATGAGACCAACTACGGTATTCCTCAGCGAGCCCTGCGCGGACACTCTCACTTCGTGAGCGATGTGGTCATCTCATCAGATGGTCAGTTTGCTCTGTCCGGCTCGTGGGACAGCACTCTGCGTCTGTGGGACCTCACCAC TGGAACCACAACCCGTCGCTTTGTGGGCCACACCAAAGACGTGCTGAGCGTGGCATTCTCCGCTGATAACCGTCAGATTGTGTCCGGCTCCCGGGACAAGACCATCAAGCTGTGGAACACCCTGGGCGTCTGCAAGTACACCATTCAG GACGAGAGTCACACCGAATGGGTTTCCTGTGTCCGTTTCTCTCCAAACAGCAGCAACCCCATCATCGTCTCCTGCGGCTGGGACAAGATGGTCAAG GTGTGGAATCTGGCCAACTGCAAGCTGAAGACCAACCACATCGGACACACCGGATTCCTGAACACAGTCACCGTGTCCCCTGATGGCTCGCTCTGTGCGTCTGGAGGAAAG GATGGACAGGCCATGCTTTGGGATCTGAACGAAGGCAAGCATCTTTACACGCTGGACGGCGGTGACGTGATCAATGCTCTCTGCTTCAGTCCCAACAGATACTGGCTGTGTGCCGCCACTGGGCCGAGCATCAAGATCTGG GATCTGGAGGGAAAGATCATTGTTGATGAGCTTAGACAGGAAGTCATCACCACTAACAGCAAGGCTGAGCCGCCCCAGTGCACGTGTCTGGCCTGGTCTGCTGATGGACAG